The Micropterus dolomieu isolate WLL.071019.BEF.003 ecotype Adirondacks linkage group LG20, ASM2129224v1, whole genome shotgun sequence genome has a segment encoding these proteins:
- the tubgcp4 gene encoding gamma-tubulin complex component 4, which yields MIHELLLALSGYPGTIFTWNKRTGLQVSQDLPFLHPSETSVLNRLSKLGSDYIRFTEFIEQHTGHVHQQEHHTNQPNQTGLHGIYLRAFCTGLDSVLQPYRQALLDLEQEFLGDPHLTISHVNYKLDQFQLLFPSVMVVVETIKSQKIHGCQILETVYKHSCGGLPPVRMALEKILAVCHGVMYKQLAAWMLHGLLLDQSEEFFIKQGPSAGGAAANQEEEEEDLGLGGLSGKQLRELQDLRLIEEENMLAPSLQQFSLRTEMLPSYIPIRVAEKILFVGESVQMFENHNHSPSRAGSILKHQEDLFAAELHRLKQQPLFSLVDFENLIDHIRSTVAEHLWTLMVEESDLLEQLKIIKDFYLLGRGELYQVFIDLAQHMLKTPPTAVTEHDVNVAFQQAAHKVLLDDDNLLPLLHLTVDYQGKDSKEATGPRDGATPPQDTSPREVPPTGWAALGLTYKVQWPLHILFTPAVLEKYNVVFRYLLSVRRVQSQLQHCWALQMQRKHLKSSQTDAVKWRLRNHMAFLIDNLQYYLQVDVLESQFSQLLQLINSTRDFESIRLAHDHFLSNLLAQSFILLKPVFHCLNEILELCQNFCSLVSQTVASLDERGTAQLDILVKGFRRQSSLLFKILSSVRNHQINSDLAQLLLRLDYNKYYTQAGGTLGSV from the exons ATGATTCACGAGCTGTTGCTGGCGTTGAGCGGGTACCCGGGGACGATATTCACATGGAACAAACGCACAGGTTTGCAG GTGTCCCAAGACCTGCCCTTCCTTCACCCCAGTGAGACCAGTGTCCTCAACCGGCTCTCTAAACTGGGCTCAGATTACATTCGCTTTACAGAATTCATAGAACAACACACTGGCCATGTGCATCAACAA GAACATCACACGAACCAGCCCAACCAGACTGGACTTCATGGAATTTATTTGCGGGCTTTCTGCACCGGGCTGGACTCTGTGCTGCAGCCATACAGACAGGCCCTGCTGGACCTGGAACAAGAG TTCCTTGGAGATCCTCATCTGACAATATCTCATGTGAATTACAAGCTTGATCAG TTCCAGTTGCTGTTTCCTTctgtgatggtggtggtggagactatAAAATCACAGAAG atCCATGGCTGTCAGATCCTGGAGACGGTGTACAAGCACAGTTGTGGAGGGCTTCCTCCTGTACGCATGGCCTTAGAAAA GATTCTTGCTGTGTGCCATGGTGTGATGTACAAGCAGCTAGCAGCTTGGATGCTGCATGGATTGCTGCTGGACCAAAGCGAGGAGTTTTTCATAAAGCAGGggcccagtgcaggaggggcTGCTGccaaccaggaggaggaggaggaggacctgGGGCTGGGAGGTTTGAGCGGCAAACAACTCAGAGAACTACAGGACCTG AGGCTGATCGAGGAGGAGAACATGCTGGCTCCGTCTCTGCAGCAGTTCTCCCTGCGAACTGAGATGCTGCCGTCTTATATTCCCATCAGAGTGGCTGAGAAGATCCTCTTTGTGGGAGAATCTGTCCAGATGTTTGAAAACCACAACCACAGCCCATCCAGAGCTG gcTCCATACTGAAGCACCAAGAGGACTTGTTTGCTGCCGAGCTGCACAGACTCAAACAGCAACCGCTTTTCAGCCTGGTGGATTTTGAAAATTTGATTGATCACATCAGGAGCACCGTGGCGGAG CATCTCTGGACGTTGATGGTGGAGGAGTCAGATCTGCTGGAACAGCTTAAG ATTATTAAGGACTTCTACTTGCTGGGTCGTGGCGAGCTCTACCAGGTCTTTATTGACCTTGCGCAGCACATGCTGAAGACGCCTCCAACAGCCGTCACTGAGCAcg ATGTAAATGTGGCCTTTCAGCAGGCAGCTCATAAGGTGCTCCTGGACGACGACAACCTCCTGCCTCTGCTGCACCTCACTGTAGACTACCAGGGCAAAGACAGCAAAG AGGCGACGGGCCCCAGAGATGGAGCCACTCCTCCACAAGACACCTCCCCTCGCGAGGTCCCTCCCACAGGTTGGGCTGCTCTCGGCCTCACCTACAAGGTTCAGTGGCCGCTGCACATCCTCTTCACTCCTGCTGTCTTGGAGAA GTACAACGTTGTGTTCAGGTACCTGCTGAGTGTGCGGCGGGTGCAGTCGCAGCTGCAGCACTGCTGGGCTCTGCAGATGCAGAGGAAACACCTCAAGTCCAGCCAGACAGATGCCGTTAAGTGGAGACTACGCAACCACATGGCGTTCTTGATCGACAACCTGCAGTACTACTTGCAG GTGGATGTGCTGGAGTCTCAGTTCTCTCAGCTGCTTCAGCTGATCAACTCCACCAGAGACTTTGAGAGCATCAGGCTGGCCCACGACCACTTCCTCAGTAACCTGCTCGCCCAGTCCTTCATCCTCCTGAAGCCG GTATTCCACTGTCTAAATGAGATCCTTGAGCTGTGTCAAAACTTCTGCTCACTGGTCAGTCAGACTGTGGCGTCATTGGACGAGAGGGGAACTGCTCAGCTGGATATCCTCGTCAAG GGCTTTAGACGCCAGTCCTCCTTACTGTTTAAAATCCTTTCGAGCGTGAGGAACCACCAGATAAACTCTGATCTGGCTCAGCTGTTACTGCGACTGGACTACAACAAATACTACACACAGGCTGGAGGCACGCTGGGCAG tgtTTAA
- the LOC123958485 gene encoding CDKN2A-interacting protein isoform X1 — protein sequence MAGERSGEDIVSEYLGQNPQLAQWVDTLRDYCESNKQWVARREFIVRNMETFPTVKPGVPSSSLDRLLSLSMVWANHVFLGCSYPQAVMDKIKEMGEGIVVQDAPVHKTTKDGVMGRGKRSATGEGDTDSCLKRAKCGANEFDSRPAGRTATWAVGQKSGPPPQAPADHQPFFNRLYKAVAWKLVSAGGFGPNLDHFEILRSCVESCKETLACVFVPLKDIAGLPAGRTQKEGHVCEIRCQTVYMGTGYGRDESAAKAMASKEALKVFQGRKVTVKICRRRYKGKDVEDLVLLDEQPRSQGFPPALSYPFQDEQLEDASS from the exons ATGGCGGGGGAGAGGAGCGGAGAGGACATTGTTTCAGAGTACCTGGGCCAGAACCCGCAGCTAGCCCAATGGGTCGACACTTTAAGAGACTACTGTGAGAGCAACAAACAGTGGGTTGCTCGGAGAGAGTTCATCGTGAGAAATATGGAGACCTTCCCTACAGTGAAGCCAGGGGTTCCCAGCAGCAGTCTAGACAGGCTGCTCTCTCTGTCCATGGTATGGGCCAATCACGTTTTCCTCGGTTGCAG ctatccacaggctgtaatgGACAAGATCAAGGAGATGGGTGAGGGGATAGTTGTCCAAGACGCCCCAgttcacaaaacaacaaaagatgGAGTCATGGGGAGAGGAAAGCGGAGTGCTACAGGTG AAGGCGATACTGACAGCTGTTTGAAAAGAGCCAAATGTGGGGCTAACGAGTTTGACAGTCGACCTGCTGGGAGGACTGCTACGTGGGCTGTGGGTCAGAAATCAGGACCTCCTCCACAGGCTCCAGCAGATCACCAGCCCTTCTTCAACCGTCTCTACAAGGCGGTGGCCTGGAAGTTGGTGTCGGCAGGGGGCTTTGGTCCCAACTTGGACCATTTTGAAATACTCCGTTCCTGTGTAGAGTCATGTAAAGAGACCCtggcctgtgtgtttgtgccacTGAAGGACATTGCAGGCCTACCCGCAGGTCGCACGCAGAAGGAAGGCCACGTGTGCGAGATTCGCTGTCAGACTGTGTACATGGGAACAGGATACGGGCGGGATGAGTCCGCAGCCAAGGCCATGGCTTCCAAAGAGGCCCTGAAAGTCTTTCAGGGGCGAAAAGTAACAGTTAAGATCTGCAGACGGAGGTACAAAGGGAAAGATGTGGAGGATTTGGTGTTGCTGGACGAACAGCCTCGGAGTCAGGGCTTTCCTCCTGCACTCAGCTACCCTTTTCAGGACGAGCAGCTGGAAGATGCTTCTTCATAA
- the LOC123958485 gene encoding CDKN2A-interacting protein isoform X2, protein MAGERSGEDIVSEYLGQNPQLAQWVDTLRDYCESNKQWVARREFIVRNMETFPTVKPGVPSSSLDRLLSLSMVWANHVFLGCSYPQAVMDKIKEMGEGIVVQDAPVHKTTKDGVMGRGKRSATEGDTDSCLKRAKCGANEFDSRPAGRTATWAVGQKSGPPPQAPADHQPFFNRLYKAVAWKLVSAGGFGPNLDHFEILRSCVESCKETLACVFVPLKDIAGLPAGRTQKEGHVCEIRCQTVYMGTGYGRDESAAKAMASKEALKVFQGRKVTVKICRRRYKGKDVEDLVLLDEQPRSQGFPPALSYPFQDEQLEDASS, encoded by the exons ATGGCGGGGGAGAGGAGCGGAGAGGACATTGTTTCAGAGTACCTGGGCCAGAACCCGCAGCTAGCCCAATGGGTCGACACTTTAAGAGACTACTGTGAGAGCAACAAACAGTGGGTTGCTCGGAGAGAGTTCATCGTGAGAAATATGGAGACCTTCCCTACAGTGAAGCCAGGGGTTCCCAGCAGCAGTCTAGACAGGCTGCTCTCTCTGTCCATGGTATGGGCCAATCACGTTTTCCTCGGTTGCAG ctatccacaggctgtaatgGACAAGATCAAGGAGATGGGTGAGGGGATAGTTGTCCAAGACGCCCCAgttcacaaaacaacaaaagatgGAGTCATGGGGAGAGGAAAGCGGAGTGCTACAG AAGGCGATACTGACAGCTGTTTGAAAAGAGCCAAATGTGGGGCTAACGAGTTTGACAGTCGACCTGCTGGGAGGACTGCTACGTGGGCTGTGGGTCAGAAATCAGGACCTCCTCCACAGGCTCCAGCAGATCACCAGCCCTTCTTCAACCGTCTCTACAAGGCGGTGGCCTGGAAGTTGGTGTCGGCAGGGGGCTTTGGTCCCAACTTGGACCATTTTGAAATACTCCGTTCCTGTGTAGAGTCATGTAAAGAGACCCtggcctgtgtgtttgtgccacTGAAGGACATTGCAGGCCTACCCGCAGGTCGCACGCAGAAGGAAGGCCACGTGTGCGAGATTCGCTGTCAGACTGTGTACATGGGAACAGGATACGGGCGGGATGAGTCCGCAGCCAAGGCCATGGCTTCCAAAGAGGCCCTGAAAGTCTTTCAGGGGCGAAAAGTAACAGTTAAGATCTGCAGACGGAGGTACAAAGGGAAAGATGTGGAGGATTTGGTGTTGCTGGACGAACAGCCTCGGAGTCAGGGCTTTCCTCCTGCACTCAGCTACCCTTTTCAGGACGAGCAGCTGGAAGATGCTTCTTCATAA
- the LOC123959042 gene encoding cocaine- and amphetamine-regulated transcript protein-like has translation MKTLTGTMQTSRLLSGALLCALLLLSSVAGAEVLDTESEEELSPRALRDFYPKGPNLTSEKQLLGALQEVLEKLQAKRLPLWEKKFGQVPTCDVGEQCAVRKGARIGKMCDCPRGAFCNFFLLKCL, from the exons ATGAAGACGCTAACCGGGACCATGCAGACTTCCAGGCTGCTCAGCGGGGCACTGCTCTGcgcactgctgctgctctccaGCGTTGCTGGAGCCGAAGTGTTGGACACAGAGTCCGAAGAGGAGCTGAGCCCCAGAGCACTGCGGGATTTCTACCCAAAAGGTCCGAACCTAACCAGTGAGAAGCAGCTG CTTGGAGCTCTCCAAGAAGTTCTTGAAAAGCTGCAAGCTAAACGGCTGCCTTTATGGGAAAAGAAATTTGGCCAAGTCCCAACG TGTGATGTCGGGGAGCAGTGCGCCGTGAGGAAAGGCGCTCGGATCGGCAAGATGTGCGACTGTCCCCGGGGAGCTTTCTGCAACTTTTTCCTGCTGAAGTGCTTATGA